AAGCTCGGGGTCATCAACTATGTCCCCGAGGAACCGGGCAAGACGCCCTACCAGTATGTCTGGCAGGAGCAGCCCACTGCGCTGACCGACCAGTGGCAGCAGGTCACCTTCACCTTCACGCCCGCCAGCTATGCGGTCATCCGCGTCGCTCCCGTCATCGAGATCGAGGGCCCGCAGGCCGTGGCGGTGCTCGACGATGCCGACCTGCAGATCGCGCGGCAGGCCCAGGGGCGGATCGTGACCTCGCCGTACGCAATGGTGCGCACCGGCGCCAAGCTAGCGGCCGACTGGCAAGTTGAGCGCGAGGGGCAGCCGGCGGCGCTGCCGGTGCTCGTCATCAAGCGCACCACTGCCGGCACGACCACTGAGGCGGCCACGAGCGACGCCCAGGGGCGCCTGCACCTGAGCCTCCAGGCGCCGGACGCGCCGGAGCTGGTGCGGGTGGATGTGGTCCAGAAGGACTTGGGCGCCATGGCCACGCTGTACCTGGATGTCGTGCCGGAGGCGCTACTGAACCAGTTCGCCGCGGCGGCCGAACAGGCCAAGGTCGGGGCGCTCCCGCAGCACTGGCTGTTCTTTGGCGATAGCCTCACGGACTTCTCGCGCGGCTTCAACTACGTAGACCAGGTCGGCTGGTGGCTGCGGTCCTTCCAGGGCAAGGACTTCACCGTCCGCAACGCCGGGGTGGGCGGAGACTACATTACCCGCTCGCTGGACCGCCTCAATGGCAAGGCCGGGACCTACCGGCTCGAGGCCTACAGCGGCATCTTCGACCCGAAGCCGACGCGGGTGTTCATGATGCTGGGGCACAATGACAGCAAGCTCACGAGTGGCTCCGGCTTCACCGAGCCGGTCGTCAAGCCAGAGGACTACACGAGCCAGTTCGCCGAGTTCATCGCCAAGGTGAAGGAGAAGTGCGGGGCGCCGTTCACGCTGCTGTCCCCGACCTCCTCGGTCTATGAGATCACCAAGGCCAACGCTGACAGGGCCGTCGCCGCCGGCCGCGGCGCCAGCCTCTTCGGCAAGCCCGAGGTCATGGAGCAGTTCACGAAGCTGACGCAGGAAGTGGCCACCGCGACGGGCTCGGACTACGTCGATGTCTTCACCCCGACCCGCGACTGGCCGAACAAGCCCACCCTCTTCACGGCCGACGGGGTGCACCTGTCGCTGGAGGGCAACCACGTGCTGGCGCTGGAGATCCTCAAGCACCTGGGGAAGTAGGTTCTGGGGCCGGTTGCCCCGTGGGTCTCTGTAGGGCGGGGGCTTGTACCCCGCCCCGCATGGCATGGACCGAACGGATGGGCGGGGTACAAGCCCCCGCCCCACAGAGACGCCTCGCGGCGCGTGTGTTGCCGCCCCGTGCCCGCGCGGCTATACTGTCCCCGTGCCTGACCTGTACTACATAGCCACCATGGGCTGCCAGATGAACGAGCGGGACTCCCAGACCATCGCGGGAGTCCTCGAGGCTCTCGGCCTGCAGCCCACTCCCGACCCCGCGCAAGCCCGTGTCGCGGTCCTCAACACCTGCGCGGTGCGCGAGAAGCCCGAGCACAAGGTGTACTCCCGCCTCGGCGAGCTGGCCCGCCTGAAGGAGCGCCGCCCGGACCTCGTCATCGCCGTCTGTGGCTGCGTCGCCCAGATCGAGGCGGACGAGATCCGCCGCCGCGCACCGTATGTGGACCTCATCATCGGCCCCCGCAACCTGGCCGACCTCCGCGCGGCGGTCGCACGGTCGCTGGCCGCCCCGTGTGTCACCGTCAGCACCGACGTCGGCGCCTGTCCGGATGCGTCCCTGCCGGCAGTGCGCGCGCCGGGGGTCTCGGCCTTCGTCAACATCAGCGTCGGTTGCGACAACTTCTGCACCTA
This genomic stretch from bacterium harbors:
- a CDS encoding GDSL-type esterase/lipase family protein: MRPRCLVAVCCLLLTSCLCAQQAALRNTGFEAVAKGVPADWTCPSYWSGELTSVADAALVHGGKCAAQLKAVDKGGRTWGRILNMVLPAQTGLDCRFSVFARGTGNLKLGVINYVPEEPGKTPYQYVWQEQPTALTDQWQQVTFTFTPASYAVIRVAPVIEIEGPQAVAVLDDADLQIARQAQGRIVTSPYAMVRTGAKLAADWQVEREGQPAALPVLVIKRTTAGTTTEAATSDAQGRLHLSLQAPDAPELVRVDVVQKDLGAMATLYLDVVPEALLNQFAAAAEQAKVGALPQHWLFFGDSLTDFSRGFNYVDQVGWWLRSFQGKDFTVRNAGVGGDYITRSLDRLNGKAGTYRLEAYSGIFDPKPTRVFMMLGHNDSKLTSGSGFTEPVVKPEDYTSQFAEFIAKVKEKCGAPFTLLSPTSSVYEITKANADRAVAAGRGASLFGKPEVMEQFTKLTQEVATATGSDYVDVFTPTRDWPNKPTLFTADGVHLSLEGNHVLALEILKHLGK